The following proteins come from a genomic window of Verrucomicrobium sp.:
- a CDS encoding endonuclease/exonuclease/phosphatase family protein — MRWAAFLAVWLLGLALAAAEERTFSVCWWNVENWGETDRRIDGQFLPHAMKPPREVASVLAILKRVRPDILGVAEIIQAPDDKNLALFRRELAAEGLDYPYVSTARGEDTRIEMALFSRYPIAEDHAFNRETFGVTLHSPSTGERKRARFRVGRGFLNCRIEVAPGYSLQVMTAHLKSKWPEKSVEGEEGEPGDAYVRRNEARLLRRHVDTFLKDHPGQDLLVMGDFNDTPDSRTVAEVLKGGSLAELPLADYLGDRWTEWFRQRRSYEQIDYLFADDSLRARFLPGESFLFRPKADDPPDLDPREASDHRPLCARFSLP; from the coding sequence ATGCGGTGGGCGGCGTTCCTGGCGGTCTGGCTTTTAGGGCTGGCCCTGGCCGCGGCGGAGGAGCGCACCTTCTCCGTCTGCTGGTGGAACGTCGAAAATTGGGGCGAGACGGACCGCCGCATCGACGGCCAGTTCCTCCCCCACGCGATGAAGCCGCCCCGGGAGGTCGCCTCCGTCCTGGCCATCCTAAAGCGCGTCCGCCCGGACATCCTGGGCGTGGCGGAGATCATCCAGGCCCCTGACGACAAAAACCTGGCCCTCTTCCGCCGGGAACTGGCCGCCGAAGGCCTGGACTACCCCTACGTCTCCACCGCGCGCGGGGAGGACACCCGCATCGAGATGGCGCTCTTTTCCCGATACCCCATCGCCGAAGACCACGCGTTCAACCGGGAAACCTTCGGCGTCACGCTGCACAGTCCCAGCACGGGCGAGAGGAAGCGGGCGCGCTTCCGCGTGGGGAGGGGGTTCCTCAACTGCCGGATCGAAGTCGCGCCGGGCTACTCCCTTCAAGTCATGACGGCGCACCTCAAATCGAAGTGGCCGGAAAAGTCGGTGGAAGGGGAGGAGGGCGAGCCCGGGGACGCCTACGTCCGCCGGAACGAGGCGCGGCTCCTGCGGCGCCACGTCGACACGTTCCTAAAGGACCATCCCGGCCAGGACCTTTTGGTCATGGGGGACTTCAACGACACGCCGGACAGCCGGACCGTGGCGGAAGTGCTGAAAGGCGGCAGCCTGGCGGAGCTGCCGCTGGCCGATTACCTGGGCGACCGCTGGACCGAGTGGTTCCGCCAACGCCGGAGCTACGAGCAGATCGACTATCTTTTTGCCGACGACTCCCTGCGCGCCCGCTTCCTGCCGGGGGAATCCTTCCTCTTCCGCCCGAAGGCGGACGATCCGCCGGACCTCGACCCGCGCGAGGCGAGCGATCACCGCCCCCTCTGCGCGCGCTTCAGCTTGCCTTGA
- a CDS encoding VTT domain-containing protein yields MTRLVARLYEWTLHWCRTRYALPALVLIAIAEASFFPIPPDVLLIAMTLAHPEKWFRNAAATLAASLAGGLLGWSIGFFLWKWLAPHVFASHFMTHVLHFTPEVFAQVKHFYDANAFLAILVAPFTLVPYKIFTIAAGVCEVPIRTLLIASFLGRGLRFFLVAGLTRLYGKKLEQFFARYFKLLAAAFTALLVAAFFAYKFLKAS; encoded by the coding sequence ATGACCCGCCTTGTCGCCCGCCTTTACGAGTGGACCCTGCACTGGTGCCGCACGCGCTACGCTCTGCCCGCGCTGGTCCTCATCGCCATCGCGGAGGCTTCCTTCTTCCCCATCCCGCCGGACGTGCTGCTCATCGCCATGACGCTGGCCCATCCGGAGAAGTGGTTCCGCAACGCGGCAGCCACGCTGGCCGCCTCCCTCGCGGGGGGGCTTCTGGGCTGGTCGATCGGTTTCTTTCTGTGGAAATGGCTGGCGCCGCACGTCTTCGCCAGCCACTTCATGACGCACGTCCTCCATTTCACGCCGGAGGTCTTCGCCCAGGTGAAGCACTTTTACGACGCGAACGCCTTCCTGGCCATCCTCGTCGCCCCGTTCACGCTGGTGCCGTATAAGATCTTCACCATCGCCGCGGGCGTCTGCGAGGTGCCGATCCGCACGCTCCTCATCGCCTCCTTCCTGGGACGCGGGCTGCGCTTCTTTTTGGTGGCGGGCCTGACCCGGCTCTACGGGAAGAAGCTGGAGCAGTTCTTCGCCCGATACTTTAAGCTGCTAGCGGCGGCCTTCACGGCGCTGTTGGTGGCCGCCTTTTTCGCCTACAAGTTCCTCAAGGCAAGCTGA
- the gap gene encoding type I glyceraldehyde-3-phosphate dehydrogenase: MAIKIGINGFGRIGRLVFRAIVEQGLLGKEVDVVAVNDLVPADNLAYLLKYDSTQGSFKGAVSSEKSKADLHEDDVLVVDGHKIKCLAVKEGPAALPWKDLGVDLVIESTGLFTDAEKAKGHLTAGAKKVIISAPAKGEDITVVVGVNHDKYDPAKHHIISNASCTTNCLAPVVHVLLKEGFGVEEGLMTTVHSYTATQKTVDGPSKKDWKGGRSAAINIIPSTTGAAKAVALVIPEVKGKLTGMSFRVPTPTVSVVDLTVKTAKPTSYKEISAALKKASETYLKGILGFTEDEVVSTDFIHDTRSSIFDAGSGIELNDRFFKLVSWYDNEWGYSNRCVDLVRHVIKSL, translated from the coding sequence ATGGCAATCAAGATCGGCATCAATGGTTTCGGGCGCATCGGCCGCCTCGTGTTTCGCGCTATCGTCGAGCAGGGCCTCCTGGGCAAGGAAGTCGACGTCGTCGCGGTCAATGACCTGGTTCCCGCCGACAACCTGGCCTATCTCCTCAAATACGACTCCACCCAGGGCTCCTTCAAGGGCGCCGTGAGCAGCGAAAAGTCCAAGGCCGACCTGCACGAGGACGACGTCCTGGTCGTCGACGGCCACAAGATCAAGTGTCTGGCCGTGAAGGAAGGCCCCGCCGCGCTCCCCTGGAAGGACCTGGGCGTCGACCTCGTCATCGAGTCGACCGGCCTCTTCACCGATGCCGAGAAGGCCAAGGGCCACCTCACCGCCGGCGCCAAGAAAGTCATCATCAGCGCCCCGGCCAAGGGAGAGGACATCACCGTCGTCGTCGGCGTCAACCACGACAAGTACGACCCCGCCAAGCACCACATCATCTCCAACGCCAGCTGCACGACGAACTGCCTGGCCCCCGTCGTCCACGTCCTCCTGAAGGAGGGCTTCGGCGTCGAGGAAGGCCTGATGACCACCGTCCACAGCTACACCGCCACGCAGAAGACCGTCGACGGCCCGTCCAAGAAGGATTGGAAGGGCGGCCGTTCCGCGGCGATCAACATCATCCCGTCCACCACCGGCGCGGCCAAGGCCGTGGCCCTGGTGATCCCGGAAGTGAAGGGGAAGCTCACCGGCATGTCCTTCCGCGTGCCGACGCCGACCGTCTCCGTCGTCGACCTCACGGTCAAGACCGCCAAGCCGACCAGCTACAAGGAAATCTCCGCCGCCCTCAAGAAGGCCAGCGAGACCTACCTGAAGGGCATCCTGGGCTTCACGGAGGACGAGGTCGTCTCCACCGACTTCATCCACGACACCCGTTCCTCCATCTTCGACGCCGGCTCCGGCATCGAGCTGAACGACCGCTTCTTCAAGCTCGTCAGCTGGTACGACAACGAGTGGGGCTACTCCAACCGCTGCGTCGACCTGGTCCGCCACGTCATCAAGTCCCTCTAA
- a CDS encoding phosphoglycerate kinase, with the protein MAKVSIRDLDLQGKRTLVRVDYNVPLDEKDGAQVITDETRIKETLPTLKLLREKGARVILAAHLGRPKGKVNPKESLRPVAARLGELLGAPVAFCEETVGPKAQAAADALKPGEVLLLENTRFHAGEEKNDPAFAAELAKLADVYVNDAFGAAHRAHASTEGVAHLVKEKAIGLLMERELKFLGDAVAHAEKPFVVILGGAKVSDKIQVIEALLDKADVILIGGAMAYTFNLALGKTVGKSLVEPDQIGTAKAALEKAKAKGVRFLLPVDNYIVEEFDFAAKTVSPGRYIQPGEGIPDGWEGVDIGPETVKAYTAEIAKAKTVLWNGPMGVFEVKECAKGTFAIAEAVAKLHGQAVTIIGGGDSVKAVKRAGVADRVSFISTGGGASLEFLEGKVLPGVACIPDKE; encoded by the coding sequence ATGGCGAAGGTTTCCATCCGGGACCTGGATCTCCAGGGGAAGCGCACCCTCGTCCGCGTGGACTACAACGTCCCGCTGGACGAGAAGGACGGCGCGCAGGTCATCACCGACGAGACCCGCATCAAGGAGACGCTGCCCACCCTTAAGCTCCTCCGGGAAAAGGGCGCGCGCGTCATCCTGGCGGCCCACCTGGGCCGTCCCAAGGGGAAGGTGAACCCGAAGGAAAGCCTCCGCCCCGTCGCCGCCCGCCTGGGCGAGCTGCTCGGCGCCCCCGTGGCGTTTTGCGAGGAAACCGTCGGCCCCAAGGCGCAGGCCGCCGCCGACGCCCTCAAGCCGGGTGAGGTCCTGCTGCTGGAGAACACCCGCTTCCACGCCGGGGAGGAAAAGAACGACCCCGCCTTCGCCGCGGAATTGGCCAAGCTGGCCGACGTCTACGTCAACGACGCCTTCGGCGCGGCCCACCGCGCCCACGCCTCCACGGAGGGCGTCGCCCACCTGGTGAAGGAGAAGGCCATCGGCCTCCTCATGGAGCGGGAGCTGAAGTTCCTGGGAGACGCCGTCGCCCACGCGGAAAAGCCCTTCGTCGTCATCCTCGGCGGGGCCAAGGTCTCCGACAAGATCCAGGTCATCGAGGCCCTGCTGGACAAGGCCGACGTCATCCTCATCGGCGGCGCCATGGCCTACACCTTCAACCTGGCCCTGGGGAAGACGGTGGGCAAATCCCTCGTCGAGCCGGACCAGATCGGCACCGCCAAGGCGGCCTTGGAAAAGGCCAAGGCCAAGGGCGTCCGCTTCCTCCTGCCGGTGGACAACTACATCGTCGAGGAATTCGACTTCGCCGCGAAGACCGTTTCCCCCGGCCGCTACATCCAGCCCGGAGAGGGCATCCCGGATGGCTGGGAAGGCGTCGACATCGGCCCGGAGACGGTCAAGGCCTACACGGCGGAAATCGCCAAGGCCAAGACCGTCCTCTGGAACGGCCCCATGGGCGTCTTTGAGGTCAAGGAGTGCGCCAAGGGCACCTTCGCCATCGCGGAAGCGGTGGCCAAGCTCCACGGCCAGGCCGTCACCATCATCGGCGGCGGCGACTCCGTGAAGGCGGTCAAGCGCGCCGGCGTCGCCGACCGCGTCAGCTTCATCTCCACCGGCGGCGGAGCCTCCCTGGAATTCCTGGAGGGCAAGGTCCTTCCCGGCGTCGCCTGCATCCCCGACAAGGAGTAA
- the tpiA gene encoding triose-phosphate isomerase: protein MAILRKKIVAGNWKMNRTAADARKLVNEVFLGVKKFDAVDIVLCPPFTALSAVSEMLADVPNVFLGAQNVHQAASGAYTGEISVEMLRELHCRYVIIGHSERRQYFHESDELVCQKVKAALAGNLRPIVCVGETLEERESGSWRDVLFRQITVGLQGIPESDLADMVIAYEPVWAIGTGRTATPEQAQETHAYVRGVVAQHISAEVARKLRIQYGGSVKPENAAEILHQPDIDGALVGGASLDGRAFSSIVLSAGVEAPAAA from the coding sequence ATGGCCATCCTTCGCAAAAAGATCGTCGCCGGAAACTGGAAGATGAACCGCACCGCGGCCGACGCCCGGAAGCTGGTCAACGAGGTCTTCCTCGGCGTGAAGAAGTTCGACGCCGTCGACATCGTCCTTTGCCCGCCCTTCACCGCCCTCTCCGCCGTCTCCGAGATGCTGGCGGACGTGCCCAACGTCTTCCTGGGCGCGCAGAACGTCCACCAGGCCGCCAGCGGCGCCTACACGGGGGAAATCTCCGTCGAGATGCTGCGGGAGCTGCACTGCCGCTACGTCATCATCGGCCACTCGGAGCGCCGCCAGTATTTTCATGAGAGCGACGAGCTGGTCTGCCAAAAGGTGAAGGCCGCCCTGGCCGGGAACCTCCGCCCCATCGTCTGCGTCGGCGAGACGCTGGAGGAGCGCGAGTCCGGCTCCTGGCGCGACGTCCTTTTCCGCCAGATCACCGTGGGCCTGCAGGGCATCCCGGAGTCCGACCTGGCCGACATGGTCATCGCCTACGAGCCCGTCTGGGCCATCGGCACAGGCCGCACCGCCACCCCGGAGCAGGCGCAGGAGACCCACGCCTACGTGCGCGGCGTCGTCGCCCAGCACATCTCCGCCGAGGTGGCGCGCAAGCTCCGCATCCAATACGGCGGCAGCGTCAAGCCGGAGAACGCCGCCGAGATCCTTCACCAGCCCGACATCGACGGCGCGCTGGTCGGCGGGGCCAGCCTGGACGGCCGCGCTTTTTCCTCTATCGTCCTCAGCGCGGGGGTGGAAGCTCCCGCCGCCGCCTAA
- the secG gene encoding preprotein translocase subunit SecG — MINFFIGFLLVVFFGVSGLLILAILMQRSKQDGLGAAFGGGLTESVFGAQTSTILIRFTSWLIGIFFLSAIALAWLYGHRGRQETDLSRRLHGTPAAQTAPATPAPKAP, encoded by the coding sequence ATGATCAACTTCTTCATCGGCTTCCTGCTCGTCGTTTTCTTCGGCGTCTCGGGCCTTCTCATCCTCGCCATCCTCATGCAGCGCAGCAAGCAGGACGGCCTCGGCGCGGCCTTCGGCGGCGGCCTGACGGAGTCGGTCTTCGGCGCGCAGACCTCCACCATCCTCATCCGCTTCACCTCCTGGCTGATCGGCATCTTCTTCCTGAGCGCCATCGCCCTGGCCTGGCTCTACGGCCACCGCGGCCGCCAGGAGACCGACCTCTCCCGCCGCCTCCACGGGACCCCGGCTGCCCAGACGGCCCCGGCCACGCCCGCTCCGAAGGCTCCTTAG
- a CDS encoding peptide ABC transporter substrate-binding protein translates to MRVLPVLFCLLLGGCGRALPPADFTFINGAEPETLDPHVVTGQPEIRLCEALFEGLTSRDGRGAIIPGIAEKWDVSADGRVYTFHLRAARWSNGDPLTSADFLNSWRRALEPLTASEYAYQYYPIVNAQAYNTGALSDFAEVGVKAPDPQTLRVTLSAPTPYFLDLCACSTLAPIHLGAMKQWGEDWIKPGKLVTDGPYTLGAWRINDRITLVKNPHYWRARDVAFRRIDALSLSSATTAFNLFHSGEAGLILDKSMVPAFFIDALRSKSYFHSQPIYGTYFYRFNVTRKPLKDPRVRLALALAVDRKRLVDRITRAGEPPAGTFVPPGIGGYTPPEGMSYDPARARKLLAAAGFPGGKGFPVLSVLYNSSEQNEQIATEIQDMWRENLGISIELRNQEWKVYLNSLSELDYDIARSSWVADYPDPNTFLDCFMSGRGNNRTGWSSARYDGLIEEACRQPDRAARYALFRQAEEILSQEAPIAPLYNYVAISIYRPDHLGGFFPNAMDEHPLRELFWREPAP, encoded by the coding sequence ATGCGCGTCCTTCCGGTTCTCTTCTGCCTCCTTTTGGGCGGATGCGGCCGGGCGTTGCCGCCCGCCGACTTCACCTTCATCAACGGCGCGGAGCCGGAGACGCTGGACCCCCACGTCGTCACCGGCCAGCCGGAGATCCGGCTCTGCGAAGCCCTTTTCGAGGGGCTGACCTCCCGCGACGGCCGCGGCGCGATCATCCCCGGCATCGCGGAAAAGTGGGACGTCTCCGCCGACGGGCGCGTCTACACCTTTCACCTGCGTGCCGCCCGCTGGAGCAACGGGGACCCGCTCACCTCCGCCGATTTCCTCAACTCCTGGCGCCGCGCGCTGGAGCCCCTGACCGCTTCCGAATACGCCTACCAGTATTACCCGATCGTCAACGCGCAGGCCTACAACACCGGCGCGCTTTCCGACTTTGCCGAGGTCGGCGTGAAGGCGCCCGATCCGCAGACCCTCCGCGTCACCCTTTCCGCGCCGACGCCCTACTTCCTCGACCTCTGCGCCTGCTCCACCCTGGCGCCGATCCACCTGGGCGCGATGAAGCAGTGGGGGGAGGACTGGATCAAGCCCGGCAAGCTCGTCACCGACGGCCCCTACACCCTGGGCGCCTGGCGGATCAACGACCGGATCACCCTGGTGAAAAATCCGCACTATTGGCGGGCCCGGGACGTCGCCTTCCGCCGGATCGACGCCCTCTCCCTTTCTTCCGCCACCACCGCCTTTAACCTCTTCCACTCCGGGGAGGCGGGGCTGATCCTGGACAAGTCGATGGTCCCGGCCTTCTTCATCGACGCCCTGAGGTCGAAATCCTATTTCCATTCCCAGCCCATCTACGGGACCTACTTCTACCGCTTCAACGTCACGCGCAAGCCCCTGAAGGACCCGCGCGTCCGCCTGGCCCTGGCCTTGGCCGTCGATCGCAAGCGGCTGGTCGACCGAATCACCCGCGCCGGGGAACCGCCCGCCGGCACCTTCGTCCCGCCGGGCATCGGCGGCTACACCCCGCCGGAGGGGATGAGCTACGACCCGGCGCGCGCGCGGAAGCTCCTGGCCGCCGCCGGATTCCCGGGAGGGAAGGGCTTCCCCGTCCTCTCCGTCCTCTACAACAGCAGCGAGCAGAACGAGCAGATCGCCACGGAGATCCAGGACATGTGGCGGGAGAACCTGGGCATCTCCATCGAGCTGCGGAACCAGGAATGGAAGGTCTACCTCAACTCCTTGAGCGAGCTCGATTACGACATCGCCCGCTCCAGCTGGGTGGCCGATTACCCCGATCCGAACACCTTCCTCGACTGCTTCATGAGCGGCCGGGGGAACAACCGCACCGGCTGGTCTTCCGCCCGCTACGACGGGCTGATCGAGGAGGCCTGCCGCCAGCCGGACCGCGCCGCCCGCTACGCCCTTTTCCGCCAGGCGGAGGAAATCCTCAGCCAGGAGGCCCCCATCGCGCCGCTCTACAATTACGTGGCCATCTCCATCTATCGTCCCGACCACCTGGGCGGCTTCTTCCCGAATGCGATGGACGAGCACCCCCTGCGTGAGCTTTTTTGGAGGGAACCCGCGCCATGA
- a CDS encoding ABC transporter permease, giving the protein MTGFLLRRILAAVPVLLAVVTLTFLLMRLAPGSPFSTERSFPPAILRQLEARYQLDGTPGQQYLHYLDHLRHGDLGLSTRYRNRTVNEVLKQTLPVSLTLGAAAFVVALGIGVGLGSFAAVFHNRAADRLAMFAALLGISLPVFVLAPLFILLFGVAWKWVPVAGWGGFRELILPAVCLALPFAAAIARLMRASLLDVLGQDFIRTARAKGMTEERVVLVHALKVAILPVVSYAGPLAANLLTGSLVIEQLFAIPGIGPFFVNSVLNRDLFMVGGIVLLYSVLLIGFNIVVDILYAWLDRRIRLT; this is encoded by the coding sequence ATGACCGGATTCCTCCTTCGCCGCATCCTGGCCGCCGTACCGGTCCTCCTGGCCGTGGTCACCTTGACCTTCCTCCTCATGCGCCTGGCGCCGGGCAGCCCCTTCAGCACGGAACGGTCCTTTCCTCCGGCCATTCTCCGCCAGCTGGAGGCCCGCTACCAGCTGGACGGGACGCCCGGCCAGCAATACCTCCACTACCTCGACCACCTCCGCCACGGCGACTTGGGCCTCTCCACCCGCTACCGGAACCGCACGGTCAACGAGGTGCTTAAGCAGACGCTGCCCGTCTCCCTCACGCTCGGCGCGGCGGCCTTCGTCGTCGCCCTCGGCATCGGCGTGGGGTTGGGATCGTTCGCGGCGGTCTTTCACAACCGGGCCGCCGACCGGCTGGCCATGTTCGCCGCCCTCCTGGGCATCTCCCTGCCGGTCTTCGTCCTGGCGCCGCTGTTCATCCTTCTCTTCGGCGTCGCCTGGAAGTGGGTGCCGGTGGCGGGCTGGGGCGGGTTCCGGGAATTGATCCTCCCGGCGGTCTGCCTGGCGCTGCCCTTTGCGGCGGCCATCGCCCGGCTCATGCGCGCCAGCCTGCTGGACGTGCTGGGGCAGGATTTCATCCGCACCGCGCGGGCAAAGGGTATGACGGAGGAGCGCGTCGTCCTGGTCCACGCGCTGAAGGTGGCGATCCTGCCGGTCGTCTCCTACGCAGGCCCCCTGGCGGCCAATCTTTTGACCGGCTCCCTCGTCATCGAGCAGCTTTTCGCGATTCCCGGCATCGGGCCGTTCTTCGTGAACAGCGTGCTGAACCGCGACCTCTTCATGGTCGGCGGCATCGTCCTCCTCTACAGCGTCCTGCTCATCGGCTTCAACATCGTGGTCGATATTCTCTACGCGTGGCTCGACCGCCGCATCCGCCTGACATGA
- a CDS encoding ABC transporter permease, with amino-acid sequence MSRRFWSDPALAASAVLLVLLVLAAVAGPLLTGYRYDQTSAAQFQPPSAAHWFGTDLHGRDLLTRLLYGARISFLVGLVGAFVSLVIGVSYGAMAGYLGGRIDNFMMRVVDTLYALPSLIFVIVLIAALEQPVARLFSHASDPSLRAQVRLALLFIGLGCVEWLTMARVVRGQVLVIKELPFVQASRTLGQGPWQILIRHLLPNVLGIVLVYLTLSIPAVILQESFLSFLGLGVQAPAASLGSLMADGAQVINPLRVSWWLLVFPGLFMALTLLSLNFLGDGLRDLLDPRSIRR; translated from the coding sequence ATGAGCCGCCGCTTCTGGTCCGATCCGGCACTGGCCGCTTCCGCCGTCCTGCTGGTCCTCCTGGTCCTGGCCGCCGTCGCGGGGCCGCTCCTCACCGGCTACCGCTACGACCAGACCTCCGCCGCCCAGTTCCAGCCGCCCAGCGCCGCCCACTGGTTCGGCACCGACCTGCACGGGCGCGACCTTTTGACGCGCCTGCTTTACGGCGCGCGGATATCCTTCCTCGTCGGCCTTGTGGGTGCTTTCGTCAGCCTGGTCATCGGCGTCTCCTACGGGGCCATGGCGGGTTATCTGGGCGGGCGGATCGACAATTTCATGATGCGCGTCGTCGACACCCTCTACGCGCTGCCCAGCCTCATCTTCGTCATCGTCCTCATCGCGGCGCTGGAGCAGCCCGTGGCGCGGCTCTTTTCCCATGCCTCCGATCCCTCCCTGCGTGCGCAGGTGCGGTTGGCCCTTCTCTTCATCGGCCTCGGCTGCGTGGAGTGGCTGACCATGGCCCGCGTCGTCCGGGGACAGGTATTGGTCATCAAGGAGCTACCCTTCGTCCAGGCTTCCCGCACCCTGGGGCAGGGGCCGTGGCAAATCCTGATCCGCCACCTGCTGCCCAATGTCCTGGGCATCGTCCTGGTCTATCTGACGCTGAGCATCCCCGCGGTGATCCTTCAGGAATCGTTCCTCAGCTTCCTGGGATTGGGCGTGCAGGCCCCGGCGGCCTCTCTGGGCTCCCTCATGGCGGACGGCGCGCAGGTCATCAACCCGCTGCGCGTCTCCTGGTGGCTCCTCGTCTTCCCGGGCCTCTTCATGGCCCTGACGCTCCTCTCCCTCAATTTCCTGGGGGACGGCTTGCGCGACCTGCTCGATCCGCGATCAATCCGGCGGTAA
- a CDS encoding aminotransferase class IV codes for MSFLPWLGLFETLRVKDGAPLEAAEHWETLRASAAALAIPLRGERPERSLPQETGRWRWIVDAEGNLSEFFSPEADPAPVPYRLALAPQRLGSRNWDARHKTISYLTHWQARRSVEADEAVLLNEHGLLATGAMSNLFWVKTGRLHTPRSEAGCRTGVVRGWVLRHAAVEEGDYPAQALDEADEIFVTNSWIGIRAVCAWNGRTLATGPVTAGLIADRAGRASRPPGN; via the coding sequence ATGTCCTTCCTGCCCTGGCTCGGCCTCTTTGAAACGCTCCGCGTGAAAGACGGCGCCCCCCTGGAGGCGGCGGAGCATTGGGAAACGCTCCGCGCCTCGGCGGCGGCCCTGGCCATTCCTCTGCGTGGAGAGAGGCCGGAACGCTCCCTGCCCCAGGAAACGGGCCGCTGGCGCTGGATCGTCGACGCGGAGGGAAACCTCTCCGAGTTCTTTTCCCCGGAAGCCGATCCCGCCCCCGTTCCCTATCGCCTGGCCCTGGCCCCGCAGCGGCTGGGCAGCCGGAATTGGGATGCCCGGCACAAGACGATCAGCTACCTGACCCATTGGCAGGCCCGCCGGAGCGTGGAGGCGGACGAGGCTGTTCTCCTCAACGAGCACGGCCTGCTGGCCACCGGGGCCATGAGCAATCTCTTTTGGGTGAAAACGGGCCGCCTCCACACGCCGCGCTCGGAAGCGGGCTGCCGCACGGGCGTGGTGCGCGGATGGGTGCTGCGGCACGCCGCCGTGGAAGAGGGCGATTACCCCGCTCAGGCGCTCGACGAGGCGGACGAGATCTTCGTCACGAACAGCTGGATCGGCATCCGCGCGGTCTGCGCCTGGAATGGGCGCACCCTGGCCACCGGGCCGGTTACCGCCGGATTGATCGCGGATCGAGCAGGTCGCGCAAGCCGTCCCCCAGGAAATTGA
- a CDS encoding pseudouridine synthase, which produces MVLAFHKPYGVLSQFTPDGSPNRTLAEFGFPKGVYPLGRLDSDSEGLLLLSDEPGLNNRLLDPARGHRRTYWAQVERLPDAAALEKLSRGVTIQDYRTRPCHAWLLDPQPAIPPRDPPVRFRKNVPDCWIGLELVEGKNRQVRRMTAAIGHPTLRLLRVEIEGIALTNLGLEPGRWKPIPAKW; this is translated from the coding sequence ATGGTCCTTGCCTTCCACAAGCCTTACGGCGTCCTAAGCCAGTTCACTCCGGACGGCTCGCCCAACCGGACGCTGGCCGAGTTCGGCTTCCCGAAAGGGGTCTATCCCCTGGGCCGTCTCGACTCCGACAGTGAGGGGCTCCTTCTCCTCAGCGACGAGCCGGGGCTGAACAACCGTCTCCTGGACCCTGCCCGGGGCCATCGCCGGACCTACTGGGCGCAGGTGGAGCGGCTGCCGGACGCCGCCGCGCTGGAAAAGCTCTCACGCGGCGTGACGATCCAAGACTATCGAACGCGCCCGTGCCACGCGTGGCTCCTGGACCCCCAGCCGGCGATTCCCCCGCGCGATCCGCCGGTCCGTTTCCGCAAGAACGTGCCGGACTGTTGGATCGGCCTGGAGCTGGTGGAGGGAAAGAACCGCCAAGTCCGGCGGATGACGGCCGCCATCGGCCATCCCACGCTGCGGCTCCTGCGGGTGGAGATTGAGGGGATCGCGTTGACGAACCTGGGCCTGGAGCCGGGCCGGTGGAAGCCTATTCCGGCAAAATGGTGA